AAACAACCTGACTGAGCTCCAGCTCAACTGGTGTTTCACGGCCGAACATTGAAACCGCCACTTTTACCTGATTGTTATCGATATCAAGTTCTTGTACGATTCCAACAAAACCTTCCATTGCACCGTCGATTACTTTAACAGTATCACCGACTTTGTAATCTACTTCCACCTTTTTCTCTTCCACGCCTAATTTCTCTACTTCTGCTTTACTGAGAGGAATTGGCTTTGAGGACGGCCCCACAAATCCGGTAACTCCACGGATATTGCGTACAACATACCATGAATCATCCGTCATAACCATTTTCACCAACACATAGCTTGGAAACAGCTTGCGTTCTACTTCCCGTTTTTTGTTGTCTTTTAATTCAACAACTGTTTCAGTTGGGATTTTTACCTCGTGAATCAGGTCATGGAGCTGGCGGTTCTCCACCGCTTTCTCAATGTTTTGCGCTACTTTGTTTTCGTAGCCAGAATAGGTGTGGATTACATACCATTTTGCGGCATCTGACATGAATAACCCTCCATTTTTTTCAGCACCGTGCTGCCTCAATAAAAAGGCAATGCGGTTTTTTCCACTGCGCGGCACCTTTAAAAAGGTCAAGTCCGTTTACAAGCGGATCATCAGCCCCTCTGTGGTTTTACGATCAAAATCAAATTATGCGTTGCCAAGCAATAAACCAAGCAGACTGGTAAACCCTAAGTCCAGCAATACAATAAATAAGCCTAATACAACAATTGTAACTAATACAACAATTGTATTGCGAAGTGTAGCTTGTTTAGTTGGCCATACAACTTTTTTGATCTCACTCTTCAGATCTTTAAAGTATGCGATAATGCGTTTGAAAAAGTTTGGCTTTTTCTTTGTCTCAGCTTTTGCCATGGTACATCCGCCTTTCGCTTACTTTGTTTCCTTATGAAGAGTGTGTTTACGACAAAAACGGCAATACTTGTTCATTTCAAGTCTGTCTGGGTCGTTTTTCTTGTTCTTCATTGTGTTGTAATTACGTTGTTTGCACTCTGTGCAAGCTAAGGTAATTTTTACTCTCATATCGGCACCTCCTGGATAATCGGACAATTTCTGCCTCCCTCTAAAAGGAACGTCCATAAATTTTTGCACAAAAAAATAAACCCTTTTAGAGGTGATTACTATAATACCACAGAAAACGCAAACCGTCAACCGTATTCCGGCGGTTTTTTTGTATTCTTACAATATTATCACTATCACCAATGGATACAGATTTATCATACCGCTTTTTTGTAAATGTTGCAAGCGTTTTCTAAGAAAAACAAAGCTTTTTTCCTATTTTGTGTTAGAATCACTATTTGTTAGCAACACTTTTTGTAAAAAGAGAAAAAACATTCCCATATTAAAAGGAAGAAAGAAAATTATAGTTTATTTCGTAAGTAAGTTAGAAAATTTGCAGTATATGTTCGCAACACAAGGGAGAGGTTCTTTTGATAATAAAAAATAGGATGGATATTGTTTTTGTGTTTTGAATATGTTATGATATCATAGTATTAAACTGTTATAAATAGAACCAAATTGGATATGTGAATGAAAAGTGAAAAAGCCTTTTTATTTGGGAAGGCGTAACGATAGGAGTTTATGAAAATGTCAAAAAAATTGCGAGTAGCTGTTGTTTTTGGCGGGGTTTCTTCGGAATATGAAGTATCCCTGATGTCCGCTACCTCTGTGATTCAAAATATTCCTCAGGACCGTTATGAGGTAGTTTGTATCGGTATTACCAAAAGCGGGCGTTGGCTTTTTTATCCAGGACCAGTAGAGGAAATCGCCACAGGAAAATGGAAAGACCATCCGGATTGTTGTCCTGCGATCATTAGCCCTGACCGCATGCACCATGGAATTATTAAAATCATGCAGGATGGGTCTACCAGCTTATTGAAGTTGGACTGTGTATTTCCTGTTTTACATGGAAAAAATGGAGAGGATGGTACTATTCAGGGGCTATTTGCTTTGTCCGGAATCCCTTTTGTAGGATGTGATACATTAAGTTCCGCTGTTTGTATGGATAAAGCGATGACCCATACTATTATGGATAACGCAGGGATTAAAAATGCCAAATGGAATTATATGTTAGCATTCCAACTTCCTCAATTAGATGAATTTTGTACAAGGGTAATCGATCAATTAGGATTTCCTATTTTTGTGAAGCCGGCAAACGCAGGATCTTCTGTTGGGATTACCAAAGCAACAGATTATCAGTCTTTAAGGG
This is a stretch of genomic DNA from Clostridium facile. It encodes these proteins:
- the rpmG gene encoding 50S ribosomal protein L33; protein product: MRVKITLACTECKQRNYNTMKNKKNDPDRLEMNKYCRFCRKHTLHKETK
- a CDS encoding D-alanine--D-alanine ligase family protein, producing the protein MSKKLRVAVVFGGVSSEYEVSLMSATSVIQNIPQDRYEVVCIGITKSGRWLFYPGPVEEIATGKWKDHPDCCPAIISPDRMHHGIIKIMQDGSTSLLKLDCVFPVLHGKNGEDGTIQGLFALSGIPFVGCDTLSSAVCMDKAMTHTIMDNAGIKNAKWNYMLAFQLPQLDEFCTRVIDQLGFPIFVKPANAGSSVGITKATDYQSLRDGIKLAFTHDKKIVVEEMIVGKEVECAVLGNETPQASIPGEIISCNDFYDYEAKYIADSKLQIPADLDEDTTNRLREIAVKAYKAWGCSGMARVDFFVTDQNEIYLNEPNTLPGFTSISMYPKMWEATGLPYGELLSQLIELAIERA
- the nusG gene encoding transcription termination/antitermination protein NusG codes for the protein MSDAAKWYVIHTYSGYENKVAQNIEKAVENRQLHDLIHEVKIPTETVVELKDNKKREVERKLFPSYVLVKMVMTDDSWYVVRNIRGVTGFVGPSSKPIPLSKAEVEKLGVEEKKVEVDYKVGDTVKVIDGAMEGFVGIVQELDIDNNQVKVAVSMFGRETPVELELSQVVLMDE
- the secE gene encoding preprotein translocase subunit SecE; protein product: MAKAETKKKPNFFKRIIAYFKDLKSEIKKVVWPTKQATLRNTIVVLVTIVVLGLFIVLLDLGFTSLLGLLLGNA